The following nucleotide sequence is from uncultured Roseateles sp..
GAACAACGGCGTGCTCTGGGCCCGCCCTGGTGCGGGTGGCCTGCAGGAGTTCGGCTTTGCCGAGGTCGAGTCCGGCAAGCTGCTCTTGAAGTGGCTGGACTGGGTGGTGATCGTCGTCTATCTGGTCTCCATGCTGGGCATAGGCCTGTACTTCTATCTGCGCGAGAAGCGCAACTCGACCTCGGACTTCTTCGTCGGCGGTCGCAGCATCCCGTTCTGGGCCGCGGGCGTCAGCCTCTACGCGGCCAACACCAGCTCGATCAGCTATATCGCCATTCCGGCCAAGGCCTTCGAGACCAACTGGCAGTACCTGACCAACAACCTGATCGCCGTGCTGGCGCTGATGTTCGTGGCGGTGTGGATCGTGCCGCTGCTGCGCCGGCTGGACCTGATGTCGGTGTTCTCGTACCTGGAGACACGCTTCCACCCGGCCATACGCATGCTGTCCAGCGGCCTGTGCATCCTGGTGCAGCTGGGCAGCCGCATGAGCGTGATCCTGTTCCTGCCCTCGCTGGCGATTGCCACCATCACCGGCCTGAACGTGGTCTGGAGCATTCTGATGATGGGCGGCTTCACGATTGCCTACACGGCCATGGGCGGCATGAAGGCCGTGGTCTGGACCGATGTGGTGCAGCTGGTGGTGAAGATGGGCGGGGCGATCTTCGCCATCGGCTTCATGATCTACAAGCTCAATGGCGGCTTCGGCGAGTTCATCGAGGTGGCGGCCGCGGCCAACAAGACCAAGATGTTCGACTTCAGCTTCGACCTGACCAAGGCCACCGTCTGGGGCTTCATCTTCCTGGTGCTGTTCGATGTGGTGCTGACCTTCCCCAAGGACCAGGTGCTGATGCAGCGCACCCTGTCCACCAAGTCGGACAAGGACGCCGGCCGCTCGATCTGGGCCTTTGCGCTGATCATGATCCCCGGCGGCTTCGTCTTCTACACCATAGGCACGGCGCTGTTCGTGTTCTACAAGGCCAACCCCGAGCGGATGAATCCGCTGCTGAGCATCGATGCAACCTTCCCGATGTTCATCGCCGCGGAGCTGCCGATGGGCGTGACCGGGCTGATCATCGCCGGCATCTTTGCCGCCGCCATGGCCACCCTGTCCAGCATCATGAACAGCGTGGCAACGCTGGCCTCGGTGGACTTCTACGAGAAGCTGGTGAAGAACCCCGACGCCAAGAAGAGCGTGCTGTTCGCCGAGATCATGACGGTGGTGGCCGGGCTGATCGGCGTCGGCTTCGCGCTGCTGCTGTCGCGCTACGACATCCACTCGCTGTTCGATGTGTCGATCGAGCTGGCCGGCCTCTTGGGCGGCGGTTTTGCCGGCGCCTACACCCTGGGCATGTTCACCCGCCGCGCCAACTCGCCCGGCGTGGCCATAGGCGTGGGCTCGGCCATTGTGCTCACCACCATCGCCTGGTCGATGAATCTGGTCCACCCCTACTTCTATCTGGCGATCTCCATCATGCTGTGCATCGTCATCGGCTATATCGCCAGCCTGTTCTTCCCGGCACCGACGCGTTCGCTGCGCGGACTGACGATTTACTCCGATGAGGGCTATCACTGAGCCGCCTCGTGTAGCCTAGGCCAGTGGACACCCAATTCCTGCACACCTTCGTCGCCGTGGTCGATCACGGCTCCATGGCCGCGGCCGCGCGGCTGCTGAACATCACCCCGGCGGCGGTGGCGCAGCAGATCCGCACCCTGGAGCGGGAGATCGGTGCGCCGCTGATCGCCCGCGCCGGCCGCACCGTCAATGTCACGGAGGCCGGCTCGCGCATCCTGCAGCGGGCGCGCGATGTGCTGCGCGATGTCGCCGATCTGAGCACCGTCGCCAATGACGATGCCACCGCCGGCGAGCTGCGCCTGGGCGCCGGCACCAATGCGCTGACCGGCATGCTGCCCGACATCCTGGCGCGCATGGTCGAGAAGTTCCCGCGCATCAAGGTCTTCATCAAGCCTGGCTATTCGCCGGAGCTGTACCGCAGCGTCGAGGGCGGCGAGCTGGACGCCGCCATCGTGCTGCAGGCGCCGTTCGCCCTGCCCAAGACCTGCGACTGGGAGCTGCTGCGCGAGGAGCCGCTGGTGGTGCTGGCCCCGGCGGCGATGGCCGGGCGGGACCCTCACGAGCTGCTGGCCAGCGAGCCCTTGATTCGCTACGACCGCAGCCAGTGGGGCGGCCGCCAGGCCGACCAGTACTTGCGCTCGGCCGGCATCACGCCGCGCGAGCGCTTCGAGCTGAACGCGCTGAATGCCATCGCGGTGATGGTGGACCGCGGCCTCGGCGTGTCCCTGGTGCCCGACTGGGCGCGGCCCTGGCCCGAGGGCCTGCACCTGGTGCGCCTGCCGCTGCCCCGGCCGTTCGAGCCGCGGCGCATCGGCATCGTCTGGTCGCGTTCGACGATACGCATACGGCTGGTGACGGCGTTCCTGCATGAGAGCCGTGTGGCCATGGCGGCCCATGTGGATACGCCCTGAACAGACACTATGAAAGCTGTCTTGTGAACCAAGCCAGCGCTGCTGTGATCGCGGGGCATGCTCGCCCAGACTCGGTCTCCCAACAGAGGAGACAACAATGAAAGATGCCGTCAAACCCATCCCCATCACACCTGCCCCCCGCCCCGAGGCAACAGGCCCGCTGAGCCGCCGCGGCCTGCTGCGCGCCAGCACGGCGCTGCTCGGCGGCCTGGGCCTGGCAGCCTGCGGCGGCAGCGAGGACTTGCTGTCCGTCGGCACGCCGCCACCCCCGCCAGCACCTCCCCCACCGCCGTCGGCGCCGTCGGCCAGCAGCATCACCGAGTTCAGCTTTGCCTCGCCGGTGCTGGGCGGCACGCGCTACTACAAGGTCTATCTGCCGGCCGGCTACGAGAGCTCGGGCCTGCGCTATCCGGTGATCTATCTGCTGCATGGCCGGGGCGACAATCTGTCTGCCTGGGGCCGCAACAAGGCGCTGCTGGACGAGCTGATCGCCGCAGGCAAGATGCCCGCCGCCATTGCCGTCATGCCGGACGCCCCATCCAGCAGCCGGGGTGGCTATTGGGTGGACTCGGCCTATACCAAGGCCGAACTGCCCGGCGCCAAGGTCGAGACGGGCATCATCGGCGAGTTGCTGCCCCATGTGGACGCGAACTTTCGCACCATCCAGCACCGCAATGCCCGTGCGCTGGCCGGCTATTCGATGGGCGGCTATGGGGCGCTGCGCTATGCGCTGGTCTATCCGGAGCTGTTCTGCGCCGCCATCGTGCTGAGCCCGGCGGTCTACACGCCGCTGCCGCCGGCAGGCTCCAGCACGCGCGAGTTCGGCGCCTTCGGCAGCGTCAACACGCTGTTCGTGGACGAGATCTACCGGGCCAAGAACTATCCGGCCCTGCTGGCCGGCTTCGCGGCCAAGAACCTGCCGCTGCGCATGTTCATCGCCGCCGGTGATGACGAATACAAGAATCCCGACCCGGCCGAGGCGGGCAATGACATCGACCTGGAAGCCCATCTGCTGTTCAACCGCGTCTCGCGTGTGACGGGCATCAGCGCGGAGCTGCGCATCCTCGACGGTGACCATGACTGGGTGGTCTGGCAGCCCGCCTTCCGCGAGGGCCTGAGCTATATCGCCAGGAGCCTGCGTGCGCCCGAGTAGCCCGGGGCTTGCAGCAAGCAACAAAAACTATCGCCTGAACATACTCGGGAATAGTTTTACTTGGCTCCGCGATCACTGAGACTGGGGATATCGCCGGGGACGCGTGACAGCGTCGCGGAAGGAGGCTCCCGACTTCTTCCCCGCTTCTGCCTCGTTTTTGCCCGGCTGTTCGCTGCCTGCCCGACAGCCCGGACGCCCAAGCCTGCGAGGCAACTCGAAGACGACGGATCCGTATCCCCGCAACCCACAAAAACAGAGCGATAGAACATGAGACAAGTTCCTGCCACCCTCACCACCCTGCTGCTGGTCAGCGCCATTTCGGCGGCCTATGCCCAGCAAGCGGCCCCCGCACCCGCCGCCGCCGCCAGCACGCCCGAGGCGGGCAATGGCGATGCCAAGCGCCTGGAAACCACCATCGTGACCGGCACCCGCACGGCCAAGTCCATCGACAAGATTCCCGGTGCCATCACCGTCGTGTCCAAGGAAGACCTGGCGCACACGCTGGCGGTGACGGAAGACGCCAGCGCCGTGCTGGCGCGCATCGTGCCCGGCTATGCCGAGTCGTCGCAGGCCATGAGCAACACCGGCGAGACGCTGCGCGGCCGCATCCCGCTGCGCCTGTTCGACGGCGTGCCGCAGGGCTCTCCGCTGCGTGAGGGCGGGCGCAGCGCCACCTTCACCGACATGGGGGTGATAGGCCGCATCGAGGTCATCAACGGCCCGTCGGCGTCCGAAGGCGTGGGCGCGGCGGGCGGCATCATCAACTACATCTCCAAGGTGCCGACCAAGCAGGGTGACGAGTTCACGCTGGTCGGCCGCGTCAGCTCGCAGAACGGCAATGACAGCCAGAACTTCAAGCTCGGCGGCACCTTCGCCCGCAAGGCCGAGGCCTATGACCTGCTGATCTCGGCTGCGCACAGCGACCGCGGCATCACCTATGACGGCCACGGCCGGCGCATCGGCATGAACACCAGCGGCTCGCTCTCCGACTCGCGCACCAACGATCTGTTCCTGAAGGTGGGCGTCGATTTCGGCGTCGACAAGCAGCAGCGCCTGCAATTCTCGATGAGCAACTTCAAGGTCACCGGCAAGGGCAACTACATCCTGGTGGATGGCGACCGCGCGACCGGCGTCACCAACACCTCCGAGCGCGGCCGGCCGCTGGGCGCCAAGACCGAGTTCAACGACTTCGAGCAATACATCGTCTCGTACCGGCATGACAACCTCTTCGGCGGCACGTTCACCGCCGATGCCTATCTGGCCAAGCAGGCCATGCGCTATCCGGCTGAAGACGGCGCCGACCGTCAGGACCCGCTGATCGCGCCGCTGGGCACCCTGATCGACCAGTCCGAGATCTATGCCAAGAAAAAGGGCCTGCGCACCGCCTGGACGCGCCCCGACATCTTTGCCGTCGAAGGCCTGGAGCTGCGTGCCGGCGTCGACGTGATCGAAGATGAGGCGCAGCAGCGCCTGGCGCTGACCGACCGGCTGTGGGTGCCGCCGATGCTGTACCAGAGCACCGCGCCCTACGCGCAGCTGTCCTACGACATCGGCCCGCTGACCCTGAGTGGCGGCCTGCGCCGCGAAGACGGCAAGCTGTCGGTCGATACCTACACCACCACCTACTTCCGCAACCGCGTGCAGGTGCTGGGCGGAAGCCTGAAGTACAACGCCAACCTGGGCAATGTCGGCGCCGTGCTGAAGCTGCCGAACAACTGGTCGATGTTCGTGGCCGAAAGCAAGGGCTTCAGCCTGCCCAATATCGGCATCCCGCTGCGCAATATCAACAAGCCGGGGCAGTCGGTGGACGGCAT
It contains:
- a CDS encoding TonB-dependent receptor, which produces MRQVPATLTTLLLVSAISAAYAQQAAPAPAAAASTPEAGNGDAKRLETTIVTGTRTAKSIDKIPGAITVVSKEDLAHTLAVTEDASAVLARIVPGYAESSQAMSNTGETLRGRIPLRLFDGVPQGSPLREGGRSATFTDMGVIGRIEVINGPSASEGVGAAGGIINYISKVPTKQGDEFTLVGRVSSQNGNDSQNFKLGGTFARKAEAYDLLISAAHSDRGITYDGHGRRIGMNTSGSLSDSRTNDLFLKVGVDFGVDKQQRLQFSMSNFKVTGKGNYILVDGDRATGVTNTSERGRPLGAKTEFNDFEQYIVSYRHDNLFGGTFTADAYLAKQAMRYPAEDGADRQDPLIAPLGTLIDQSEIYAKKKGLRTAWTRPDIFAVEGLELRAGVDVIEDEAQQRLALTDRLWVPPMLYQSTAPYAQLSYDIGPLTLSGGLRREDGKLSVDTYTTTYFRNRVQVLGGSLKYNANLGNVGAVLKLPNNWSMFVAESKGFSLPNIGIPLRNINKPGQSVDGILELQPILVKNKELGANWRTAAASFGASFYQSNSNLGVSLSVDPVTNDFIMNRAPVRIQGMELTGELNLSKELKTTALYSRIRGKTTFVANGPMDKSLGVNDVNPDKFGMSATWKYMANADVTLGFTKLMSRHINAGTGSEENTTGYTLFDLDTNYDFGRYGKLTLGVENLANKFYILSWSQVPGFRNYWAGRGRVVSVTHTLTF
- a CDS encoding LysR family transcriptional regulator, translated to MDTQFLHTFVAVVDHGSMAAAARLLNITPAAVAQQIRTLEREIGAPLIARAGRTVNVTEAGSRILQRARDVLRDVADLSTVANDDATAGELRLGAGTNALTGMLPDILARMVEKFPRIKVFIKPGYSPELYRSVEGGELDAAIVLQAPFALPKTCDWELLREEPLVVLAPAAMAGRDPHELLASEPLIRYDRSQWGGRQADQYLRSAGITPRERFELNALNAIAVMVDRGLGVSLVPDWARPWPEGLHLVRLPLPRPFEPRRIGIVWSRSTIRIRLVTAFLHESRVAMAAHVDTP
- a CDS encoding alpha/beta fold hydrolase, producing MKDAVKPIPITPAPRPEATGPLSRRGLLRASTALLGGLGLAACGGSEDLLSVGTPPPPPAPPPPPSAPSASSITEFSFASPVLGGTRYYKVYLPAGYESSGLRYPVIYLLHGRGDNLSAWGRNKALLDELIAAGKMPAAIAVMPDAPSSSRGGYWVDSAYTKAELPGAKVETGIIGELLPHVDANFRTIQHRNARALAGYSMGGYGALRYALVYPELFCAAIVLSPAVYTPLPPAGSSTREFGAFGSVNTLFVDEIYRAKNYPALLAGFAAKNLPLRMFIAAGDDEYKNPDPAEAGNDIDLEAHLLFNRVSRVTGISAELRILDGDHDWVVWQPAFREGLSYIARSLRAPE
- a CDS encoding sodium:solute symporter, whose protein sequence is MSPAQRVLCVIATLLLAFGSPVRAENLAAVRITALPSLPATEPVPALVALDGRPLVLGQQNAWLLSEDQKSWVPTSWQAPAPLLAVVASGAQAFALMGAEGRVQRADRLTLVQGRPTLSPLPPLPTALALARGTTLTDKLFVAGLSPDGKSRLLQLDPQTKQPAWRELAGWPGAGQLSSLVGQTAALFATFKSDDQGAESMLRWSADRGWTEQGAVPGRVVAGSGRAMGQAHVLYLVQSGAEAAPRLMSFHTITGSWAVMATPDTAGAGQTTAWNNGVLWARPGAGGLQEFGFAEVESGKLLLKWLDWVVIVVYLVSMLGIGLYFYLREKRNSTSDFFVGGRSIPFWAAGVSLYAANTSSISYIAIPAKAFETNWQYLTNNLIAVLALMFVAVWIVPLLRRLDLMSVFSYLETRFHPAIRMLSSGLCILVQLGSRMSVILFLPSLAIATITGLNVVWSILMMGGFTIAYTAMGGMKAVVWTDVVQLVVKMGGAIFAIGFMIYKLNGGFGEFIEVAAAANKTKMFDFSFDLTKATVWGFIFLVLFDVVLTFPKDQVLMQRTLSTKSDKDAGRSIWAFALIMIPGGFVFYTIGTALFVFYKANPERMNPLLSIDATFPMFIAAELPMGVTGLIIAGIFAAAMATLSSIMNSVATLASVDFYEKLVKNPDAKKSVLFAEIMTVVAGLIGVGFALLLSRYDIHSLFDVSIELAGLLGGGFAGAYTLGMFTRRANSPGVAIGVGSAIVLTTIAWSMNLVHPYFYLAISIMLCIVIGYIASLFFPAPTRSLRGLTIYSDEGYH